The following are encoded together in the Bradyrhizobium sp. CCGUVB1N3 genome:
- a CDS encoding CHAD domain-containing protein, producing MPLLIATEDAKSPLCKFASRLLHRHIKKMRRQGRHLDEMSARERRKLRIRAKKIRYALEFFESLFRSRRERKQMAGLSFPGADRAFVAADVVTEMHRLAAKRFRFRRNRIERRASPSTERP from the coding sequence ATGCCGTTGTTGATTGCGACAGAAGATGCCAAGTCGCCGCTCTGCAAGTTTGCCAGCAGGCTGCTGCATCGCCACATCAAGAAGATGCGCAGGCAGGGACGGCATCTCGACGAGATGTCTGCCCGGGAACGGCGCAAGCTGCGCATCAGGGCCAAGAAGATCAGATATGCGCTCGAGTTCTTTGAAAGTCTTTTTCGGTCCCGGCGCGAACGGAAGCAGATGGCAGGGTTATCGTTTCCTGGTGCAGATCGGGCATTCGTTGCCGCGGATGTTGTGACCGAAATGCATCGCCTTGCGGCAAAGCGCTTTCGATTTCGCCGCAATCGCATCGAACGTCGCGCCAGTCCGAGTACCGAGCGGCCGTGA
- a CDS encoding outer membrane protein codes for MIKHAIALASLLSLFAGDALAADLAAVPYAQVTTIATPWTGFYVGVAGGWGRGTSRQDQTGAAFAGVGDSGDFTQAGWIAGGTVGYDWQFNMFTVGVEGDISAADIDGNTSNAGCAGAIPCRTKITWLHTGRGRVGVAFGQFMPYITGGVAFAGLKATNFNTENSQPNGMWGGVVGGGLEWMFLPNWSAKAEYLFIPSFGTATPSDLSGKVTERNVSLARFGVNYHFGDAPVTARY; via the coding sequence ATGATCAAGCACGCAATTGCTCTCGCTTCGCTGTTGAGCCTTTTCGCAGGCGACGCCCTGGCGGCTGATCTCGCGGCGGTGCCCTATGCGCAGGTAACAACGATCGCCACGCCGTGGACCGGATTCTACGTCGGCGTCGCCGGTGGGTGGGGGCGCGGAACCTCGCGTCAGGACCAGACCGGCGCTGCGTTCGCCGGCGTCGGTGATTCCGGAGATTTCACCCAGGCTGGATGGATCGCCGGCGGCACGGTCGGCTACGACTGGCAATTCAACATGTTCACGGTTGGAGTCGAGGGTGACATCTCGGCGGCCGATATCGACGGTAACACGTCGAATGCCGGCTGCGCCGGCGCAATTCCTTGCCGGACGAAGATCACCTGGCTGCACACCGGCCGCGGCCGCGTGGGGGTGGCGTTCGGCCAGTTCATGCCCTACATCACCGGCGGCGTCGCTTTCGCCGGGCTCAAGGCCACGAACTTCAACACCGAGAATTCCCAGCCGAATGGTATGTGGGGCGGGGTCGTCGGTGGCGGCCTGGAATGGATGTTCCTGCCGAATTGGTCGGCAAAGGCAGAGTATCTCTTCATCCCTTCGTTCGGGACGGCGACGCCGAGCGACTTGTCTGGCAAGGTGACCGAGCGCAACGTCAGCCTGGCGCGGTTCGGCGTGAACTACCATTTCGGGGACGCGCCGGTGACGGCTCGCTACTGA